In Streptomyces nojiriensis, the sequence AGCGCCAGCAGTACGGACACCAGGAACAGCAGCCAGCGCAGCGGATCGGCGGGCAGCGCCAGCGGGAACGCCAGCGCCCCCGCCACCAGCGGCAGCACCCCGCGGCCCGCCAACTGGAAGCCAGCCCGGCCCAGATCGGCCGCGAGCCACCACATCTGGAGGTCCGCGGGCCGGTAGAGGTCGACCGCGATGTCGCCCGTCCGGATCCGCTCCTGGAGCTCCTCCTGGAAGCCGCCGCCGATCAGCGCGGCGGCGGCCAGCAGCGATTGGCTCACCCAGACGAAGGTCAGCGCCTGCGCCTGGTCGTAGCCGCCGAGCCCGGGCCGCTCGTCCCACAGCGCGATGTACGTGTACGCGACGATGAACCCGAACACGGTGTTGGTGAACACCCCGGCCGCGGTCGCCGTCCCGTAGGTGGCGTAGCGCCTGAATCCGCCTGCCACGACCGCCAGGTAGAGACCCACCGGCCGACGCGCTCCGTTCCGCACTCTCCGGCGCACCGTATCCCTCCGTTTCCCACGTCGTTCCTACGTCGGCCAAAGCGCGCGAGCTTAGTGCGGAGGGGCGAGCCACGCGACCGATTTATGCCCGTCCGGGGCGGAATCATCGGCCATCGGGTAGACACCATGAGGTACAGAAGTGGATATTTTGAACGGCGTCGAGGAGTCCTGGAGATGAGCGACCAGTCACCACCCCCGGGCTGGACCCCTCGCGACCCCGACACCCCGCCCGACGTGCCGCAGCCGCGGACGGAACCGCCGACACCACACCAGGCACAGCAGGCAGATCAGACACAGCAGACACGGCAGGCACAGCAGCAGTCGCCGCACCAGGGCGGACCGGGGCAGAAAGCCCGGCGCAGGAGAACCGGCTGGCGCCGCATCCTGCC encodes:
- a CDS encoding ABC transporter permease, which gives rise to MGLYLAVVAGGFRRYATYGTATAAGVFTNTVFGFIVAYTYIALWDERPGLGGYDQAQALTFVWVSQSLLAAAALIGGGFQEELQERIRTGDIAVDLYRPADLQMWWLAADLGRAGFQLAGRGVLPLVAGALAFPLALPADPLRWLLFLVSVLLALVVSFALRYMVGLVAFWLMDGAGINVMATVASIFFSGMLLPLTVFPGGFGEFVRTLPWAAMLQVPMDVLLGKHAGAGGAAEALGFQAGWALVLLGTGRLLQSAATRKVVVQGG